In the Streptomyces fradiae ATCC 10745 = DSM 40063 genome, CGAGACCGGCGCCGTCCGGGTCCGCGTCCCGCTGGGACGGCGCCACGCGGACCTGCTGCGCGGCGGACTGCTCGCCGACGTACCGGACGTGCCGTGGCTGGGCGGACGCCCCCTGACCTTCACCGGAGGCTGAGCGCCATGGGCGACGCGGCACTGGAGCACCTGCGGATCCGGCTGGCCGGCATCCACCGGGCGCTGCGCACGGCCGTCGAGCGGCAGGCCGGGCTCGCGGCCCGCCTGACCCGGCCGGACCTCACGCCGTACTGCGTGACGGACGAGCAGGTCGAGGTGCTGCTCGGCGAGATGGACGCCGTCGCCGACGCCCTGGCCGGCGCCCGCGCCCCCCGGCCTCCCGCCCCGCCCTCCGGCGGGCGTACCGCACCGGGCCACGCCCCCGACCCCGCACCGGACCACGCCCCCGACCCCGCGGCGGGCCCCGGCCGGGGCACCGCCCCGGACCCCGGCCGGGCGGTCGGCCCGGACCCCGGCCGGGTCACCGGCCCGGACCGCGGAGGGGCCTGCGGGCCCGACCCCCACCGGGCCGCCCACCCGGCCCCTGAACGCACCATCGTCACCGGCCCCGGAGGGTCCACCCGCGCCCGCCCCGGAGGGGCCTCCCAAGCGGGCTCCCGCCCGGCGGCCGAGGCGGGCGCGGACCCGGCCCCCCGAGAGGCCCTCGGACCGCCCCCCGGCCAGACCCCCGGCGCCCGGGCCGAACACGACCTGCGGCGCCGGGTCGCGGCCGAGGGCGGGCGCCTCCCGCTGGACGCCCTCGCGACCGCCTTCGGACTGACCCGCGCCGAACAGGACGCCCTGCTCCTCGCCGCCGCACCCGAACTCGACCGCGGCTACGAGCGGATCTACGCGTACATCGTGGACAACCTCAACCGGCGGCTGCCCAGCGTCGAACTCCTCGTCACCGTCGCCGCGCTGAGCGGCGGCGACCCGGACGAGCCCGCCGCCCGGCTCGCGCTGCGCCGCGCGCTCGGCCCCGCGGGCCCCCTGCGCCGGTACGGCCTGCTGCGCCCGCACGGCGACGCCCCGCTCGAACTGGCCCGCGAACTGCTCCCCGCCCCCGGCGTGCTCGACTTCCTGCTGGGCTGGACCACCGACACCGGCCTGCTCGGCCACGACCCGGGCGAGGTCACCGCGCACGGCCCGTGCCTCCCGCCGCCGCACCCCTGCGCCGACCGGCTCGCCCGGCTCGGCCGGGCCCTGGCCGCCGGCCGCGTCGACCTCGCCGGGCTGTGGGGCGCCCCGCCCGACGGGCAGCTCGACACCGTACGCGCCCTGGCCCGCGCCGCCGGGACGCCGCTGCGCACCCTCACCGAGGACCCCGACACCGACCTGCGGACCGCCGCCGCGCTCGGCGCCCTGCTCTGGGTGCCCACCGACGACCTGCGCGACGAGCGGCGCCGCCCCGACGCCGACGCCCTGACCGCCGCGCTCCTGCGCACCCGCCTGCCGGTGTGCCTCACCGGCCTGGAGCCCTGGCGCCCCGCGTCCCTGCTCGCCGCCCGCTCCTACGCCGAACTGGCCGTTCCCGCACCCGGTCTCGCCGAGCGGCGTGCCATGTGGTCGGCCGCCCTGCCCGGCCTGGGGACCCCCCTCCTGGACGACCTGGCCGTGCGCTACCGGATGAACGGCGGCGAACTGCGCGCCGTCGCCTCGGTCGCGCGTACCGGGGCCCGGCTCGCGGGCGACGGCCGGCCCGAACCGGTCGCCGCCCACGTCGAACCCGCCGTCGCCACCGTCACCCGCGGGCGCGGCGGCGGCGCCGTACGCTCCCTCGCGCCCCGCCGCACCCTGGACGACCTGGTCCTGCCCGACGCCCAGCTCGGCCAGATCCGGGAGATCGCCTCGGCGTTCCGCGCCTGGCCCCGCGTGGCGGAGACCTGGGGCTTCGCCCGCCGCTCGGCCCACGGCGGGGTCAAGGCCCTCTTCACCGGAGAGCCCGGCACCGGCAAGACCCTGTCCGCCGAGATCGTCACCGGCATGCTGGGGCTGGAACTCCTCAAGGTGGACCTCGCCCGGGTCGTCTCCAAGTGGGTGGGCGAGACGGAGAAGAACATGGAGGCCGCCTTCCGGCAGGCCGAGGAGAGCCACGCGGTACTCCTCTTCGACGAGGCCGACGCCCTGTTCGGCAAGCGCGGCGAGGTCAGGCACGGCACCGACCGCTACGCCAACATGGAGGTCGGCTACCTGCTCCAGCGCCTGGAGGCCAGCGACGGACTGGTGATCCTCACCAGCAACCTGCGCGACAACATCGACCCGGCCTTCACCCGGCGCTTCCACTTCGTCGTCCACTTCCCCCGCCCCGGCGCCGCCGAGCGGCGCAGACTGTGGCGGCTGGCCTTCCCCGAAGAGGCGCCGCTCGCCGCCGACGTCGACCTGGGCGCGCTGGCCCGGCTCGACATGACGGGCGCCGGCATCACCGCCGCCGCCCGGACCGCCGCCCTGGCCGCCGCGGACGGCGGCGCCGACACCATCACCATGCGGCACGTCGTCCGCGGCGTGGCCCGCCAGTACCAGCGCGAGGCCCGGCTGCTGCGCCCCGCCGAGCTCGGACCGCACGCCCACCTGCTCGACGACGCCTCGCGGGGGTGACCCGTTGCTGCCCGCCGAACCGCCG is a window encoding:
- a CDS encoding ATP-binding protein, translating into MGDAALEHLRIRLAGIHRALRTAVERQAGLAARLTRPDLTPYCVTDEQVEVLLGEMDAVADALAGARAPRPPAPPSGGRTAPGHAPDPAPDHAPDPAAGPGRGTAPDPGRAVGPDPGRVTGPDRGGACGPDPHRAAHPAPERTIVTGPGGSTRARPGGASQAGSRPAAEAGADPAPREALGPPPGQTPGARAEHDLRRRVAAEGGRLPLDALATAFGLTRAEQDALLLAAAPELDRGYERIYAYIVDNLNRRLPSVELLVTVAALSGGDPDEPAARLALRRALGPAGPLRRYGLLRPHGDAPLELARELLPAPGVLDFLLGWTTDTGLLGHDPGEVTAHGPCLPPPHPCADRLARLGRALAAGRVDLAGLWGAPPDGQLDTVRALARAAGTPLRTLTEDPDTDLRTAAALGALLWVPTDDLRDERRRPDADALTAALLRTRLPVCLTGLEPWRPASLLAARSYAELAVPAPGLAERRAMWSAALPGLGTPLLDDLAVRYRMNGGELRAVASVARTGARLAGDGRPEPVAAHVEPAVATVTRGRGGGAVRSLAPRRTLDDLVLPDAQLGQIREIASAFRAWPRVAETWGFARRSAHGGVKALFTGEPGTGKTLSAEIVTGMLGLELLKVDLARVVSKWVGETEKNMEAAFRQAEESHAVLLFDEADALFGKRGEVRHGTDRYANMEVGYLLQRLEASDGLVILTSNLRDNIDPAFTRRFHFVVHFPRPGAAERRRLWRLAFPEEAPLAADVDLGALARLDMTGAGITAAARTAALAAADGGADTITMRHVVRGVARQYQREARLLRPAELGPHAHLLDDASRG